The Chryseobacterium sp. 52 genome includes a region encoding these proteins:
- a CDS encoding TIGR03915 family putative DNA repair protein codes for MTTLLYDGSFDGLLTAVFEVFEYRYKDVEIANKERFHQENIFAEIHEVITQNDKAERVFNKLEQNIGRSGIHQLLKVFLSEDPELERLILSAIKQSIQHPEENILQNYADSDILNISKVCKSVDREKHRMTAFVRFEKMQDGVFFAKIDPDFDVLPLIQKHFRDRYQDQKWMIYDLRRNYGILYDLENCDFFYPEEKLDLNQYQKKFHDEEQNYQTLWQRYFTKTNITERKNLKLHVQHVPKRYWKYLTEKR; via the coding sequence ATGACAACATTACTTTATGACGGAAGTTTCGACGGGCTTTTAACTGCAGTATTTGAAGTTTTCGAATACCGTTATAAAGATGTGGAAATTGCGAATAAAGAAAGATTTCATCAGGAAAATATTTTCGCTGAAATTCATGAAGTCATTACCCAAAATGATAAAGCTGAAAGGGTATTCAATAAACTGGAACAGAATATCGGCAGATCGGGAATTCATCAGCTGCTGAAGGTTTTTCTGTCGGAAGATCCGGAACTGGAGCGGCTCATTTTATCCGCTATAAAACAGTCCATTCAGCATCCTGAAGAAAACATCCTCCAAAACTACGCAGACAGCGACATCCTGAACATTTCAAAGGTCTGTAAATCTGTAGACCGGGAAAAGCACAGAATGACAGCATTTGTCCGGTTTGAAAAAATGCAGGACGGAGTTTTCTTTGCTAAAATAGATCCCGATTTTGATGTTTTACCATTGATTCAAAAGCATTTCAGAGACCGTTATCAGGACCAGAAATGGATGATTTACGATCTGAGAAGAAATTACGGCATCCTGTATGACCTGGAAAACTGTGATTTTTTTTATCCTGAAGAAAAATTAGATCTTAATCAGTATCAGAAGAAGTTCCATGATGAGGAACAAAATTATCAAACCCTTTGGCAGCGGTATTTTACGAAGACGAATATTACGGAAAGGAAGAATTTAAAACTCCATGTTCAGCATGTTCCGAAAAGATACTGGAAATACCTTACGGAGAAACGCTAA
- a CDS encoding DNA alkylation repair protein — MTEKRKGARSIKDIPKDILEQLNRGEIETVNLTEWLAVDQKLLLENFLIQNNRKEYIESVVKDVSNLKKQTVNTVNEAIGGGLFNAVVHNNDEAFFSVVSRHTSDLVRCWGTYMVVRNDALPLQEKLEKIQQFAADRHFGVREICWMAVRSGIAENLDESLSILSEWTVHEDEYVRRFASESTRPRGVWCAHIERLKQTPELGLVILEPMKSDPSKYVQDSVGNWLNDASKSCPEFVAEICEKWSRESPTKETEYIVRKALRTIQKT; from the coding sequence ATGACAGAAAAACGAAAAGGCGCCCGTTCTATAAAAGATATTCCCAAAGATATTTTAGAGCAACTCAATCGTGGCGAAATTGAAACCGTCAATCTTACAGAATGGCTGGCTGTGGATCAAAAATTATTGCTGGAGAATTTTCTGATACAGAATAACCGAAAAGAATACATTGAATCTGTTGTAAAAGATGTCAGTAATTTGAAAAAACAAACGGTGAATACCGTTAATGAAGCAATTGGAGGAGGTCTTTTTAATGCTGTTGTACACAATAATGATGAAGCATTTTTCTCTGTGGTTTCCAGGCATACCTCCGATTTGGTAAGATGCTGGGGAACTTATATGGTAGTAAGAAATGATGCATTACCTCTACAGGAGAAGCTGGAAAAAATACAGCAATTTGCGGCTGACAGACATTTTGGAGTAAGGGAAATCTGCTGGATGGCGGTAAGATCGGGCATAGCAGAAAACCTTGACGAAAGTCTGTCCATATTATCAGAATGGACGGTTCATGAGGATGAATATGTCAGACGCTTTGCAAGTGAATCTACAAGACCACGCGGAGTATGGTGTGCACATATTGAAAGATTAAAGCAAACCCCTGAATTAGGACTTGTCATTTTAGAACCCATGAAGTCGGATCCTTCGAAATATGTACAGGACAGTGTAGGAAACTGGCTGAATGATGCCAGTAAATCCTGTCCCGAATTTGTTGCGGAAATTTGTGAAAAATGGAGTAGGGAAAGCCCAACAAAGGAAACTGAATATATTGTCAGAAAAGCTTTGAGAACCATTCAGAAAACATAG
- a CDS encoding peroxiredoxin-like family protein produces the protein MNILAKRIEELNNELSLNLPKEVLEAFRKSVEDLKTKNSAENSIKVGDNMPEFSLPNSNGEMVSSREILKKGKMILAFYRGNWCPYCNLELRFLQEQLIGLKDKNAVLVAVSPQTIEHSKVMAERNNLTFDVLTDRDNSFAKKLGIVFQLQEFVLPYYQNLGIDLTDFNHNEENRLPVPAVFVVDEEGDVIFRFLDVDYMNRLNIEELIKVL, from the coding sequence ATGAATATTCTGGCTAAACGGATTGAAGAATTGAATAATGAACTGTCGCTGAATCTTCCCAAGGAGGTTTTAGAAGCATTTAGGAAGTCTGTTGAAGATTTAAAAACAAAAAATAGTGCAGAAAACAGTATAAAGGTTGGAGATAACATGCCTGAATTTTCTCTTCCAAATAGCAATGGTGAAATGGTGTCTTCCAGGGAGATCCTAAAAAAAGGAAAAATGATTCTGGCATTTTATAGAGGGAATTGGTGTCCTTACTGTAATCTTGAGCTGAGATTTCTACAGGAGCAGCTTATTGGATTAAAAGATAAAAATGCTGTTCTGGTAGCTGTATCTCCACAGACGATAGAGCATTCAAAGGTAATGGCTGAAAGAAATAATTTGACTTTCGATGTTTTGACCGACAGGGATAATAGTTTCGCCAAAAAATTAGGAATTGTATTTCAATTACAGGAATTTGTACTTCCGTATTATCAGAACCTGGGAATTGATCTTACAGATTTTAATCATAATGAAGAAAATAGATTGCCGGTTCCCGCAGTTTTTGTGGTGGATGAAGAAGGGGATGTCATTTTTAGATTTTTAGATGTAGATTACATGAACAGATTGAATATTGAAGAACTCATCAAAGTATTATGA
- a CDS encoding winged helix-turn-helix transcriptional regulator has translation MKTKEQAEENKICPLEMAVNTISGKWKIPIVWQINEGKKRPSEFLRGIAKVDRRVLNQQLNEMVEAGILTKQSFNELPPRVEYSLTELGGKLVEILWQLNDWGKLLIPDATKA, from the coding sequence ATGAAAACAAAGGAGCAAGCTGAAGAAAATAAAATATGTCCGTTGGAAATGGCTGTAAATACCATCAGCGGAAAATGGAAAATTCCGATTGTATGGCAGATTAATGAAGGGAAGAAACGTCCGAGTGAGTTTCTGCGGGGTATTGCGAAAGTAGACCGCCGAGTTTTGAACCAGCAACTCAATGAAATGGTGGAAGCTGGTATTCTGACAAAACAGTCGTTCAATGAACTGCCGCCAAGGGTAGAATATTCACTTACAGAACTTGGCGGGAAACTGGTTGAAATCCTTTGGCAGCTGAATGATTGGGGAAAGTTGCTGATCCCGGATGCCACAAAAGCTTAA
- a CDS encoding DUF4846 domain-containing protein has product MKKIIPALTLVMMISSCKNDKTPSSITLATAENQTSQISVPIHQDKNTIKERFSPPENYEWLEEKPDSFGYFIENFQLKPYGSQIIKYDGTPIATQDVHEAVFDIDTGNKDLQQCADAAIRLRAEYLYKAKRFDEIKFHFTSGDLASWNDYKKGIRAFVNGNSVSFRKTAEFDDTYSNFRKYLDLIFNYAGTISLNKETKPVAKTSDLKTGDILITPGSPGHIVFISGVCRNKEGKKLFLLSEGFTPAQSIHLLSNPFDKNISPWYSLDVNSPVTKTARYFFEPTNFRSF; this is encoded by the coding sequence ATGAAAAAAATTATTCCGGCTCTGACTCTTGTGATGATGATTTCAAGCTGTAAGAATGATAAAACGCCATCAAGCATCACTTTAGCAACAGCTGAAAATCAGACTTCACAAATTTCAGTTCCAATCCATCAAGATAAAAATACAATTAAAGAAAGGTTTTCACCCCCTGAAAATTATGAATGGCTGGAAGAAAAACCTGATTCTTTTGGATATTTTATTGAAAATTTCCAACTGAAGCCTTACGGCAGCCAGATCATTAAGTATGACGGAACCCCCATTGCAACGCAGGATGTTCATGAAGCCGTTTTTGATATTGATACCGGAAATAAAGACCTTCAACAGTGCGCTGATGCTGCCATTCGTCTGAGAGCTGAATATCTGTATAAAGCCAAAAGGTTTGATGAGATTAAATTTCATTTTACCAGTGGTGATCTGGCTTCATGGAATGACTATAAAAAAGGGATCCGGGCTTTCGTCAACGGAAATTCTGTAAGCTTCAGAAAAACGGCTGAATTCGATGATACATATTCTAATTTCAGAAAATATCTGGATCTTATCTTCAATTACGCGGGAACGATTTCATTAAATAAGGAAACAAAACCGGTTGCTAAAACTTCCGATCTGAAAACAGGTGATATCCTGATCACACCGGGAAGTCCGGGACATATTGTTTTTATTTCCGGAGTATGCCGGAATAAGGAAGGTAAAAAGTTATTTTTATTAAGCGAAGGATTTACTCCGGCGCAGTCTATTCACCTACTTTCGAATCCTTTTGATAAAAATATTTCGCCGTGGTACAGTCTTGATGTAAATTCTCCGGTCACCAAAACAGCGAGGTATTTTTTTGAGCCTACAAATTTTAGGAGCTTTTAA
- the pfkA gene encoding 6-phosphofructokinase, which yields MKESAVKKIAVLTSGGDSPGMNAALRAVVRTANYYDIECYGVREGYNGLIHDEFLKMGPRSVKNIINQGGTILKSARSMEFRTPEGRQKAYDNCVKHGVDALVCIGGDGTFTGAKIFNEEFGIRVIGVPGTIDNDIFGTDNTIGYDTALNTAMEAIDKVRDTATSHNRVFFVEVMGRDAGFIALNSGLATGALDILIPEKKDSREELFANFRKAEKTGKASSIVVVAEGEKQGSIYDLADQTKKEFPDYDIRVTILGHIQRGGSPSCADRVLASRLGYGAVVGLMEGKTNVMAGMRSNDMVYTPIEEAIKKHNEINKDLLLISEILAI from the coding sequence ATGAAAGAGAGTGCTGTAAAAAAAATTGCAGTTCTTACTTCAGGAGGTGACTCTCCGGGTATGAATGCGGCATTAAGAGCGGTTGTAAGAACCGCAAACTATTACGATATAGAATGTTACGGTGTAAGGGAAGGCTATAACGGGCTCATCCATGATGAGTTCCTGAAAATGGGTCCCCGTTCCGTAAAAAATATAATCAACCAGGGCGGAACGATTCTGAAATCCGCCAGATCCATGGAATTCAGAACTCCGGAAGGACGTCAAAAAGCTTATGACAACTGTGTGAAACATGGTGTTGATGCATTGGTGTGTATTGGTGGGGACGGAACTTTTACCGGTGCCAAGATCTTCAATGAAGAGTTCGGAATCAGAGTAATCGGCGTGCCGGGAACTATTGACAATGATATTTTCGGAACTGATAACACAATTGGTTATGACACGGCTTTAAATACAGCTATGGAGGCTATTGATAAGGTTCGAGATACGGCAACTTCCCACAACAGAGTTTTCTTTGTTGAGGTTATGGGGCGTGATGCAGGCTTCATTGCGTTAAACAGTGGTTTAGCAACTGGTGCTCTGGATATTCTTATTCCTGAGAAAAAAGACAGCAGGGAAGAACTTTTCGCCAATTTCAGAAAAGCTGAAAAGACGGGAAAAGCATCCAGCATTGTAGTGGTAGCTGAAGGCGAAAAACAAGGAAGTATCTACGATCTTGCAGATCAAACAAAAAAAGAATTCCCTGATTATGATATCCGTGTAACGATCTTAGGACACATCCAGAGAGGAGGTTCTCCAAGCTGTGCAGACAGAGTTCTGGCCAGCAGACTGGGTTACGGTGCCGTAGTGGGATTAATGGAAGGAAAAACAAATGTAATGGCCGGAATGCGTTCCAACGATATGGTGTATACACCGATTGAAGAGGCCATTAAAAAACATAATGAAATCAATAAAGATCTTTTACTGATTTCTGAAATTTTAGCAATCTAA
- the gap gene encoding type I glyceraldehyde-3-phosphate dehydrogenase, protein MSTIKVGINGFGRIGRLVFRAMTERDNIEVVGINDLINAEYMAYMLKYDSVHGIFAGEVSVEGNDLVVNGKRIRVTAERDPNNLKWNEVGADYIVESTGLFLSKESAQAHINAGAKKVILSAPSKDDTPMFVMGVNHKELTDDIKILSNASCTTNCLAPLAKVIHDNFGIVEGLMTTVHATTATQKTVDGPSAKDWRGGRAALNNIIPSSTGAAKAVGKVIPSLNGKLTGMSFRVPTVDVSVVDLTVRLEKATSYDEICAAIKAASEGELKGILGYTEDAVVSQDFVGDKRTSIFDKDAGIMLSPNFVKLVSWYDNEMGYSNKLVDMLVHSASL, encoded by the coding sequence ATGTCAACAATCAAAGTAGGTATCAACGGTTTTGGTAGAATTGGACGTCTTGTTTTCAGAGCAATGACTGAAAGAGATAACATTGAAGTAGTAGGAATCAATGACCTAATCAACGCAGAATACATGGCTTACATGTTAAAATATGATTCTGTACACGGTATTTTTGCAGGCGAAGTTTCTGTAGAAGGAAATGATCTTGTAGTAAACGGAAAAAGAATCAGAGTAACTGCTGAGAGAGATCCTAACAACTTAAAGTGGAATGAGGTAGGTGCAGACTATATCGTAGAATCTACAGGTCTTTTCTTATCTAAAGAATCTGCTCAGGCTCACATCAACGCTGGTGCTAAAAAAGTAATCCTTTCTGCTCCATCTAAAGACGACACTCCAATGTTCGTAATGGGTGTGAACCACAAGGAACTTACTGACGATATCAAAATTTTATCAAACGCTTCTTGTACAACCAACTGTTTAGCTCCTTTAGCTAAAGTAATTCACGATAACTTCGGTATCGTAGAAGGTCTTATGACGACTGTACATGCTACTACTGCAACTCAGAAAACGGTAGACGGACCGTCTGCTAAAGACTGGAGAGGAGGAAGAGCTGCTCTAAACAACATTATCCCTTCTTCTACAGGTGCTGCTAAAGCGGTAGGAAAAGTGATCCCTTCATTGAACGGAAAATTAACAGGGATGTCTTTCAGAGTACCAACTGTTGACGTTTCTGTAGTTGACCTTACTGTAAGATTAGAAAAAGCTACTTCTTACGATGAGATCTGTGCTGCTATTAAAGCTGCTTCTGAAGGTGAATTAAAAGGAATTTTAGGATACACTGAAGATGCAGTAGTTTCTCAGGATTTCGTAGGAGATAAGAGAACTTCTATCTTCGACAAAGACGCTGGTATCATGCTTTCTCCAAACTTTGTAAAACTTGTTTCTTGGTATGACAACGAAATGGGATATTCAAACAAGTTGGTAGATATGCTTGTACACTCTGCTTCTTTATAA
- a CDS encoding response regulator transcription factor yields the protein MGNSEKKHPLIEVWNTYPGIRRDRTIQSKPPIERIISEMFAIGEFYYYALNLTNSTLSHHHENILRLHGLSSYPENLKEVIDLTHPDDIEFVMKAEQTLIDKMTEIGLDQQLYIKCSYCFRMKTAEGNYELFHHQSVITMEDETGIPVQAINIHTNIHHITKENPYTVLISGLGPRNDFHQIKLDSFSKPTQFPEHLTKREMEILAFITKGYSGPEIAQALILSEHTVRTHRKNILRKTDSRNCKELVKKAFERGLI from the coding sequence ATGGGGAATTCAGAAAAAAAACATCCTCTCATTGAAGTCTGGAATACGTACCCGGGTATCAGAAGAGACAGAACCATCCAGAGTAAACCGCCTATAGAACGTATCATCAGTGAGATGTTTGCCATCGGCGAGTTTTATTATTACGCCCTGAATCTTACTAACAGTACGCTTTCACATCATCATGAAAATATTCTCAGGCTTCATGGCCTATCCTCCTATCCGGAGAATTTAAAAGAAGTCATCGACCTTACCCATCCTGATGACATCGAATTTGTGATGAAAGCCGAACAGACGCTTATCGATAAAATGACAGAGATCGGTCTGGACCAACAGCTTTATATTAAGTGCAGCTACTGCTTCAGAATGAAAACGGCAGAAGGAAATTATGAACTTTTCCATCATCAGTCTGTGATTACCATGGAAGATGAAACCGGCATTCCGGTGCAGGCTATAAATATTCATACCAACATCCATCATATCACCAAAGAGAACCCTTATACCGTTCTGATTTCCGGACTGGGCCCAAGAAATGACTTTCATCAGATAAAACTGGACAGCTTCTCTAAGCCTACCCAATTTCCGGAACATTTAACAAAAAGGGAAATGGAAATCCTTGCTTTTATCACAAAAGGATATTCCGGACCTGAAATAGCCCAGGCATTAATTTTATCTGAGCATACCGTACGTACGCACAGAAAAAATATTTTAAGAAAAACAGATTCCAGAAATTGTAAAGAACTTGTCAAAAAAGCTTTTGAAAGAGGGCTAATCTAA
- a CDS encoding oxygenase MpaB family protein, which produces MEKMTTLPRFKDSPHFKDFWEKGNGKQLIDFSGAEVSFKDFDKFAAHFYHVDEIGDEVVKEVYLTKKFQEASREIEGYIRNGVSETDPVPESVKKLFTQTQHIPEWLDYSLLKSGAELCMRGNIDSLISLRDYCLIGGYDYAYLNKPLTATEALKKGAVKRLSETLDFWVNATRYDALELHAKGYEFAIKTRLIHSYARLSIKKHYKQWDTENWGEPINSWDMMATYIGFSLVFLHSLQKLGNTFSVEEEKGIFHLWKYVGYLLGIPEQLLPDSKKQATEYFHLWTSVQPPSDKDSILLAHSLLNESLENPILKFKFQRKNLRYLHICCTWFLLDDEVCKRLQIPDVPNRKLFPKTKIVINKIYDTLVSRDARIKKGNKDQMKVLEDYLKITKNSNFH; this is translated from the coding sequence ATGGAAAAGATGACTACCCTGCCCCGTTTTAAAGATTCCCCTCATTTCAAAGATTTCTGGGAAAAAGGCAACGGAAAACAACTTATTGATTTTTCGGGAGCTGAAGTAAGCTTTAAAGACTTTGACAAGTTTGCCGCCCATTTTTATCATGTGGATGAGATTGGAGATGAGGTGGTAAAAGAGGTTTATTTAACTAAAAAATTTCAGGAAGCATCCAGAGAAATTGAAGGTTATATACGAAACGGTGTTTCTGAAACAGACCCCGTTCCTGAGAGTGTAAAAAAACTTTTCACCCAGACCCAGCATATTCCGGAATGGCTCGACTACAGCCTCTTAAAAAGCGGCGCAGAGCTCTGTATGAGAGGTAACATCGATTCTCTGATCTCGTTAAGGGATTATTGTCTGATCGGTGGCTATGATTATGCTTACCTTAATAAACCGCTGACCGCCACAGAAGCTTTGAAAAAAGGGGCTGTAAAACGTCTTTCAGAAACGCTGGATTTTTGGGTCAATGCCACCCGTTACGATGCATTGGAGCTCCATGCAAAAGGATATGAATTTGCTATAAAAACCCGTTTGATTCATTCTTACGCCAGACTTTCCATCAAGAAGCATTATAAACAATGGGATACTGAAAATTGGGGCGAACCCATCAATTCCTGGGATATGATGGCAACCTACATCGGGTTCAGTCTTGTCTTCCTTCATAGCCTTCAAAAATTAGGAAATACGTTTTCTGTTGAAGAGGAGAAAGGTATTTTCCACCTTTGGAAATATGTGGGGTACTTATTGGGAATTCCCGAACAACTGCTTCCCGACAGCAAAAAACAGGCAACGGAATATTTTCATCTATGGACTTCTGTTCAGCCGCCTTCGGATAAAGATTCTATCCTGCTGGCACATTCTTTATTGAATGAATCGCTGGAAAACCCAATTTTAAAATTCAAATTTCAAAGAAAAAACCTCAGGTATCTGCACATTTGCTGTACCTGGTTTCTGCTGGATGATGAAGTATGTAAAAGATTACAAATTCCTGATGTTCCAAACAGAAAACTGTTTCCAAAAACAAAGATCGTGATCAACAAAATTTATGATACACTGGTAAGCCGGGATGCCAGAATAAAAAAGGGGAATAAAGATCAGATGAAAGTACTGGAAGACTATCTTAAAATCACAAAAAATTCAAATTTTCACTAG
- the recA gene encoding recombinase RecA translates to MSNIEDKKKALALVLDKLDKTYGKGTVMTLGDTSVDTTIEVISSGSLGLDIALGVGGYPRGRIIEIYGPESSGKTTLTLHAIAEAQKAGGIAAFIDAEHAFDRNYASKLGIDLENLIISQPDNGEQALEIADNLIRSGAIDIVVIDSVAALTPKAEIEGEMGDSKMGLHARLMSQALRKLTATISRTKCTVIFINQLREKIGVMFGNPETTTGGNALKFYASVRVDIRKASAPIKNGDEAVGSRVKVKIVKNKVAPPFKMAEFDIMYGEGVSKVGEILDAAVDKGIVKKSGSWFSYEETKLGQGRDAVKDVLRDNPELAEELENKIKEELKNK, encoded by the coding sequence ATGAGCAACATAGAAGATAAGAAAAAAGCACTGGCATTAGTGCTTGACAAGCTAGATAAAACATACGGAAAAGGAACTGTAATGACGTTGGGAGACACCTCTGTTGACACTACAATTGAAGTGATCTCTTCAGGGTCTCTAGGATTAGATATTGCATTAGGAGTTGGTGGTTATCCAAGAGGAAGAATCATTGAAATATACGGACCTGAATCTTCAGGTAAAACAACCTTGACTCTTCACGCTATTGCTGAAGCTCAAAAAGCAGGTGGTATCGCAGCATTTATCGATGCTGAGCATGCTTTCGACAGAAACTATGCTTCAAAATTAGGAATCGACTTAGAAAACTTAATCATATCTCAGCCTGATAACGGGGAGCAGGCTTTGGAAATTGCGGATAACCTGATCCGTTCAGGAGCAATTGACATCGTTGTTATTGACTCTGTTGCGGCACTAACTCCAAAAGCAGAGATCGAAGGAGAAATGGGAGATTCTAAAATGGGTCTTCATGCAAGATTGATGTCTCAGGCATTGAGAAAACTGACAGCTACTATTTCAAGAACGAAATGTACGGTGATTTTCATCAACCAGTTGAGAGAAAAAATCGGAGTTATGTTCGGAAATCCTGAAACGACAACCGGTGGAAATGCCTTGAAATTCTATGCATCTGTAAGAGTTGACATCAGAAAAGCAAGTGCACCAATCAAAAATGGTGATGAAGCAGTAGGAAGCCGTGTAAAAGTGAAAATTGTGAAAAACAAAGTAGCTCCACCATTCAAAATGGCAGAATTTGACATTATGTACGGTGAAGGGGTTTCTAAAGTAGGTGAAATTCTGGATGCGGCTGTTGATAAAGGAATTGTAAAGAAAAGCGGTTCTTGGTTCAGCTACGAAGAAACTAAATTAGGTCAGGGACGTGATGCAGTGAAAGATGTTTTAAGAGACAATCCTGAGCTTGCTGAAGAACTGGAAAACAAAATCAAGGAAGAACTGAAAAACAAATAG
- a CDS encoding phosphodiester glycosidase family protein has protein sequence MRLNIFSKIVCILVFIVFFSCKEDRQINPDFVIYSVDTQKEKIDFFWKNDQNQPFRSIQNLKKYINTRNQTLKFAMNGGMFIENNIPKGLYIENFKTLNPIDTLNGEGNFYLKPNGIFSITKSNESAVISTENFKINSDIKFATQSGPMLIVNGKINPAFQKNSDNLNIRNGVGILKNGHPVFVMSKKKINFYNFASLFKSLGCKNALYLDGFVSRAYFPEENWIQEDGDFGVMIGVTSEK, from the coding sequence ATGAGGCTGAATATTTTCTCCAAGATAGTATGTATTCTGGTATTTATAGTCTTCTTTTCCTGTAAAGAGGACAGACAGATCAATCCTGATTTTGTAATTTATTCCGTCGATACCCAAAAAGAGAAGATTGATTTTTTTTGGAAAAATGATCAGAATCAACCTTTCAGAAGTATTCAGAATTTAAAAAAGTATATTAATACCAGAAACCAAACTTTAAAGTTCGCGATGAATGGTGGTATGTTCATTGAAAACAATATTCCAAAAGGGCTGTATATTGAAAATTTCAAAACTTTAAACCCAATTGATACTTTGAATGGGGAAGGAAATTTCTACCTAAAACCAAACGGTATTTTCTCCATTACAAAATCTAATGAATCTGCTGTAATTTCCACCGAAAATTTCAAAATAAATTCAGATATAAAGTTTGCGACACAATCCGGCCCTATGCTTATAGTGAATGGAAAAATAAATCCTGCTTTCCAAAAAAATTCTGACAATTTAAATATAAGAAACGGTGTCGGAATCCTGAAGAATGGCCATCCGGTCTTTGTAATGTCTAAGAAAAAAATAAACTTTTACAACTTTGCTTCATTATTTAAAAGCTTAGGATGTAAAAATGCATTATATCTTGACGGTTTTGTCTCAAGAGCCTATTTCCCCGAAGAAAACTGGATTCAGGAAGATGGAGATTTCGGAGTAATGATAGGGGTTACCTCAGAAAAGTAA